The following proteins are encoded in a genomic region of Variovorax paradoxus:
- the rplP gene encoding 50S ribosomal protein L16, translating into MLQPARRKFRKEQKGRNTGIATRGNSVAFGDFGLKCTDRGRLTARQIEAARRAISRHVKRGGRIWIRVFPDKPISTKPAEVRMGNGKGNPEYYVAEIQPGKIVFEIVGVPEELAREAFRLAAAKLPLRTTFVARQLGA; encoded by the coding sequence ATGCTGCAACCTGCACGCAGAAAGTTCCGCAAGGAACAAAAGGGCCGCAACACCGGCATCGCAACCCGGGGTAACTCGGTTGCCTTCGGTGACTTCGGTCTCAAATGCACCGACCGCGGTCGCCTCACGGCGCGCCAGATCGAAGCCGCTCGCCGCGCGATTTCGCGTCACGTGAAGCGCGGTGGCCGTATCTGGATCCGCGTGTTCCCGGACAAGCCCATCTCGACCAAGCCCGCCGAAGTTCGGATGGGTAACGGCAAGGGCAACCCCGAGTACTACGTCGCTGAAATCCAGCCTGGCAAGATCGTGTTCGAGATCGTCGGCGTGCCCGAAGAACTCGCCCGCGAAGCGTTCCGCCTGGCCGCCGCCAAGCTTCCGCTGCGTACGACGTTCGTCGCTCGCCAGCTCGGCGCCTGA
- the rpmC gene encoding 50S ribosomal protein L29, giving the protein MTKAATLRTKDVAALQTEVKELQKAHFGLRMQKATQQLSNTSTLRVTRRDIARAKTILAQKQQETQAAK; this is encoded by the coding sequence GTGACCAAGGCTGCAACCCTGCGCACGAAAGACGTTGCAGCGCTGCAGACCGAAGTCAAGGAACTGCAAAAGGCCCATTTCGGCCTTCGCATGCAGAAAGCCACGCAACAGCTGTCGAACACTTCGACGCTGCGCGTGACGCGTCGCGACATCGCGCGCGCCAAGACCATTCTTGCGCAGAAGCAGCAAGAAACCCAAGCCGCCAAGTAA
- the rplD gene encoding 50S ribosomal protein L4 yields the protein MQLELLNEQGQAASKYDAPETVFGRDYNEDLVHQIVVAFQANARQGTRAQKDREQVKHSTKKPFKQKGTGRARAGMTSSPLWRGGGRIFPNMPDENFSQKINKKMYRAGMAAIFSQLAREGRLAVVDSLTVDSPKTKPLAARFKAMNLESVLVIAEEVDENLYLASRNLVNILVVEPRYADPVSLVHYKKVLVTKGAVDKLKEMFA from the coding sequence ATGCAACTCGAACTCCTGAACGAACAAGGCCAGGCCGCGTCGAAGTACGACGCTCCCGAGACCGTGTTCGGCCGCGACTACAACGAAGACCTGGTTCACCAGATCGTCGTTGCATTCCAGGCCAACGCCCGCCAAGGTACGCGCGCCCAGAAGGACCGCGAACAGGTCAAGCACTCGACCAAGAAGCCTTTCAAGCAAAAGGGAACGGGCCGCGCCCGTGCCGGTATGACGTCCTCGCCGCTGTGGCGCGGGGGTGGCCGGATTTTCCCGAACATGCCTGACGAAAACTTCTCGCAGAAGATCAACAAGAAGATGTACCGCGCCGGCATGGCCGCCATCTTCTCGCAGCTCGCTCGCGAAGGCCGTCTGGCCGTGGTGGATTCGCTGACCGTGGATTCGCCCAAGACGAAGCCGCTGGCAGCCCGTTTCAAGGCAATGAATCTCGAGTCCGTGCTCGTGATTGCCGAAGAAGTCGACGAAAACCTGTATCTTGCCTCGCGCAATCTGGTCAACATCCTCGTGGTCGAACCTCGTTACGCCGATCCGGTGTCGCTGGTTCACTACAAGAAGGTGCTGGTCACCAAGGGTGCCGTCGACAAGCTCAAGGAGATGTTCGCATGA
- a CDS encoding peroxiredoxin, with product MIKVGDTLPSATLQEYSEVEGEGCSIGPNAVDVSKATAGKTIALFALPGAFTPTCSAKHVPGYVQHFDDFKAAGVDEIWCVSVNDAFVMGAWARDQKTGTKVRMLADGSADFAKATGLTLDLTGRGMGLRSNRYSMLVKDGKVVTLNVEAPGKFEVSNAETLLAQARG from the coding sequence ATGATCAAAGTCGGCGACACCCTTCCTTCGGCCACCCTGCAGGAATATTCAGAGGTCGAGGGCGAGGGTTGCAGCATCGGTCCGAACGCCGTGGATGTGAGCAAGGCCACGGCTGGCAAGACCATTGCGCTGTTCGCGCTGCCGGGTGCCTTCACGCCGACCTGTTCGGCCAAGCATGTGCCCGGCTATGTGCAGCACTTCGACGACTTCAAGGCCGCCGGCGTGGACGAGATCTGGTGCGTGAGCGTGAACGACGCCTTCGTGATGGGCGCCTGGGCGCGCGACCAGAAGACCGGCACCAAGGTGCGCATGCTGGCCGACGGCAGCGCCGATTTCGCCAAGGCCACCGGCCTCACGCTCGACCTGACCGGCCGCGGCATGGGCCTGCGCAGCAACCGCTATTCGATGCTCGTGAAAGACGGCAAGGTGGTGACGCTCAACGTCGAGGCGCCAGGCAAGTTCGAGGTCAGCAACGCCGAGACGCTGTTGGCGCAAGCGCGCGGCTGA
- the rpsS gene encoding 30S ribosomal protein S19 gives MTRSLKKGPFVDHHLVAKADKAVTTKDKKPIKTWSRRSMVLPEFIGLTIAVHNGKQHVPVYITDQMVGHKLGEFALTRTFKGHPADKKVQKK, from the coding sequence ATGACTCGCTCTCTCAAAAAGGGTCCTTTCGTCGACCATCACCTCGTGGCCAAGGCCGACAAGGCTGTGACGACGAAGGACAAGAAGCCGATCAAGACCTGGTCGCGCCGCTCGATGGTCCTGCCCGAGTTCATCGGCCTGACCATTGCCGTGCACAACGGCAAGCAGCACGTGCCTGTCTACATCACCGACCAGATGGTCGGCCACAAGCTCGGCGAATTTGCGCTCACCCGCACGTTCAAGGGGCACCCCGCGGACAAGAAAGTCCAGAAGAAGTAA
- a CDS encoding HPr family phosphocarrier protein: MIKKSVTISNKLGLHARASAKLTKLAGSFPCEVWLSRGDRRINAKSIMGVMMLAAGLGSTVELETDGAQEEEAMDAIVQLMNDKFGEGE; this comes from the coding sequence GTGATCAAGAAATCCGTGACCATCAGCAATAAGCTGGGCTTGCATGCGCGCGCATCGGCCAAGCTCACCAAACTCGCAGGCAGCTTTCCTTGCGAGGTGTGGCTTTCGCGCGGCGACCGCCGCATCAATGCCAAGAGCATCATGGGCGTCATGATGCTCGCCGCCGGACTCGGCTCCACCGTCGAGCTCGAGACCGATGGCGCGCAGGAGGAAGAGGCCATGGACGCCATCGTCCAGCTGATGAACGACAAGTTCGGCGAAGGCGAATGA
- a CDS encoding c-type cytochrome, producing the protein MIRLASFALAAACAAISLPAAAQFAKPEDAIKYRQSALFVMGQHFSRVGAMANGRVPYDAAAATANADIVAEMAKLPWTGFAAGAEGGKSKPEVWKEAAKFKEHQDKMIAETGKLAVAAKAGNIDALKAQFGTTAGSCKTCHDSFRNQ; encoded by the coding sequence ATGATTCGACTTGCTTCGTTCGCCCTGGCCGCTGCCTGCGCCGCGATTTCCCTGCCGGCCGCGGCCCAGTTTGCCAAGCCCGAGGACGCCATCAAGTACCGCCAGAGCGCGTTGTTCGTGATGGGCCAGCATTTCAGCCGCGTCGGCGCCATGGCCAATGGCCGCGTCCCCTACGACGCAGCCGCCGCTACTGCCAATGCAGACATCGTGGCCGAAATGGCCAAACTGCCTTGGACCGGTTTCGCCGCCGGTGCCGAGGGCGGCAAGAGCAAGCCCGAGGTCTGGAAGGAAGCCGCCAAGTTCAAGGAGCACCAGGACAAGATGATCGCCGAGACCGGCAAGCTGGCGGTCGCCGCCAAGGCGGGCAACATCGACGCACTCAAGGCCCAGTTCGGCACCACCGCCGGCAGCTGCAAGACTTGCCACGACAGCTTCCGCAACCAGTAA
- the rpsQ gene encoding 30S ribosomal protein S17: MTEAKKSLKRTLIGKVVSDKRAKTVTVLVERRVKHELYGKIVAKTSKYHAHDENGQYKLGDTIEITESRPISKTKNWVVTRLVEKAALV, encoded by the coding sequence ATGACGGAAGCTAAAAAATCCCTCAAGCGCACCTTGATCGGCAAGGTGGTCAGCGACAAGCGTGCCAAGACCGTGACCGTGCTGGTCGAGCGCCGTGTGAAGCACGAGCTCTACGGCAAGATCGTGGCCAAGACGAGCAAGTACCACGCGCATGACGAAAACGGCCAGTACAAGCTGGGCGACACCATCGAGATCACGGAAAGCCGTCCGATCTCGAAGACCAAGAACTGGGTCGTGACCCGTCTGGTCGAAAAGGCCGCGCTGGTCTGA
- the rplB gene encoding 50S ribosomal protein L2 has translation MAVIKMKPTSPGQRGAVKISRDHLYKGAPHAALLEPQFQKAGRNNNGHITIRHRGGGSKHHYRVVDFVRNKDGIPAKVERIEYDPNRTAHIALVCYADGERRYIIAPRGLEAGATLLSGAEAPIRAGNTLPIRNIPVGSTIHCIELQPGKGAQIARSAGTSATLLAREGVYAQVRMRSGEVRRVHIECRATIGEVANEEHSLRQLGKAGAKRWKGIRPTVRGVVMNPVDHPHGGGEGKTGEGRHPVDPWGNLTKGYRTRNNKRTQVFIVSRRKK, from the coding sequence ATGGCCGTCATCAAGATGAAACCCACTTCGCCGGGCCAACGCGGCGCGGTGAAGATCTCGCGTGACCACCTGTACAAGGGTGCTCCTCACGCAGCCCTGCTGGAACCCCAGTTCCAGAAGGCCGGCCGTAACAACAACGGTCACATCACGATCCGTCACCGCGGCGGTGGTTCCAAGCACCACTACCGCGTTGTCGACTTCGTGCGCAACAAGGACGGCATCCCGGCCAAGGTCGAACGCATCGAATACGACCCGAACCGTACCGCCCACATCGCTCTGGTCTGCTACGCCGACGGCGAGCGCCGCTACATCATCGCCCCGCGCGGTCTTGAAGCGGGCGCAACGCTGCTGTCGGGCGCCGAAGCCCCGATCCGCGCCGGCAATACCCTGCCGATCCGCAATATCCCGGTCGGCTCGACGATCCACTGCATCGAACTGCAACCCGGCAAGGGCGCGCAGATCGCGCGTTCGGCCGGCACGTCGGCCACGCTGCTGGCTCGCGAAGGCGTCTACGCCCAGGTCCGCATGCGTTCGGGTGAGGTGCGTCGCGTTCACATCGAATGCCGCGCAACCATCGGCGAAGTGGCCAACGAAGAGCACAGCCTGCGCCAACTCGGCAAGGCAGGCGCCAAGCGCTGGAAGGGCATTCGCCCGACCGTTCGCGGCGTCGTGATGAACCCGGTCGACCACCCGCACGGTGGCGGCGAAGGCAAGACTGGCGAAGGCCGCCATCCTGTCGACCCATGGGGCAATCTGACCAAGGGCTACCGTACCCGTAACAACAAGCGCACGCAGGTCTTCATCGTGTCGCGTCGCAAGAAGTAA
- the rplC gene encoding 50S ribosomal protein L3 translates to MSLSNSLGLLGRKVGMMRLFTDDGDAVPVTVVDVSNNRVTQIKSQETDGYVALQVTFGSRKASRVTKPQAGHLAKAGVEAGEIIREFRVTADTAGQHKAGGVIAASSVFSVGQKVDVQGTSIGKGFAGTIKRHNMSSQRASHGNSRSHNVPGSIGMAQDPGRVFPGKRMTGHLGDVTKTTQNLDVFRIDEARQLLLIKGAIPGSKGGFVTVRPAIKAKPQAAEGAK, encoded by the coding sequence ATGAGTCTGAGCAACTCCCTCGGGTTGCTGGGCCGCAAGGTGGGGATGATGCGTCTCTTCACCGATGACGGGGACGCAGTTCCTGTCACGGTGGTGGATGTGTCCAACAACCGTGTGACCCAGATCAAGTCGCAAGAGACCGACGGCTACGTCGCATTGCAAGTGACGTTCGGTTCGCGCAAAGCATCGCGCGTGACCAAGCCGCAAGCCGGCCACCTCGCCAAGGCGGGTGTCGAAGCTGGCGAAATCATCCGCGAATTCCGCGTGACCGCCGATACCGCAGGTCAGCACAAGGCTGGCGGCGTCATTGCCGCGAGCAGCGTGTTCTCGGTGGGTCAGAAGGTCGACGTGCAAGGCACCTCGATCGGCAAGGGCTTCGCCGGCACGATCAAGCGCCACAACATGAGCTCGCAACGCGCGTCGCACGGTAACAGCCGTTCGCACAACGTTCCCGGCTCGATCGGCATGGCACAAGACCCCGGTCGCGTGTTCCCCGGCAAGCGCATGACGGGCCATCTGGGCGACGTCACCAAGACCACGCAGAACCTCGATGTCTTCCGCATCGACGAAGCGCGTCAACTGTTGCTCATCAAGGGCGCGATCCCGGGTTCGAAGGGTGGCTTCGTCACCGTGCGTCCCGCCATCAAGGCCAAGCCGCAAGCGGCTGAAGGAGCGAAGTAA
- a CDS encoding TlpA disulfide reductase family protein: MKKYIVAAAVVLASAAGVGVYFGSGATAAPASTFVLLDGSKKSTDDLRGKVTLVNFWATSCVTCVAEMPKVIATYDKYKSKGYDTLAVAMSYDPPSYVVNFAETRKLPFKVAIDNTGSVAQAWGDVKLTPTTYLVNKKGEIVKRYVGEPDFAELHKLIEKLLAEA, from the coding sequence ATGAAAAAATACATCGTCGCCGCCGCAGTCGTCCTTGCCTCGGCCGCCGGCGTGGGCGTGTACTTCGGCTCCGGCGCCACGGCGGCGCCTGCCTCGACCTTCGTGCTGCTCGACGGCAGCAAGAAAAGCACCGACGACCTGAGGGGCAAGGTCACCCTGGTCAACTTCTGGGCCACGAGCTGCGTGACCTGCGTGGCCGAAATGCCGAAGGTCATCGCGACCTATGACAAGTACAAGTCGAAGGGCTACGACACGCTGGCGGTGGCCATGAGCTACGACCCGCCCAGCTACGTCGTCAACTTTGCCGAAACCCGCAAGCTGCCGTTCAAGGTGGCGATCGATAACACCGGCAGCGTGGCACAGGCCTGGGGGGACGTGAAGCTCACGCCCACCACCTACCTGGTCAACAAGAAAGGCGAGATCGTGAAGCGCTATGTGGGCGAGCCCGATTTCGCGGAACTCCACAAGCTGATCGAGAAATTGCTCGCCGAAGCGTAG
- the rplV gene encoding 50S ribosomal protein L22: protein MSETRAVLRGVRLSVDKGRLVADLIRGKKVDQALNVLQFTQKKAAVIIKKVLESAIANAEHNDGADIDELKVKTIYVEQGATLKRFTARAKGRGNRISKPTCHVYVTVGN, encoded by the coding sequence ATGTCTGAAACACGTGCAGTCCTCCGCGGTGTCCGCCTCTCGGTCGACAAGGGCCGTCTGGTCGCTGACCTGATCCGCGGCAAGAAGGTTGATCAAGCGCTCAATGTTCTGCAATTCACGCAGAAAAAAGCCGCTGTGATCATCAAGAAGGTGCTCGAGTCGGCAATTGCCAACGCCGAGCACAACGATGGCGCCGATATCGACGAGCTGAAGGTCAAGACCATCTACGTCGAACAGGGCGCAACGCTCAAGCGCTTCACCGCGCGAGCCAAGGGTCGCGGTAATCGCATCAGCAAGCCCACGTGCCATGTGTACGTGACGGTTGGCAACTAA
- the rplW gene encoding 50S ribosomal protein L23: MSRVNPTAAERTFEEGRLMAVLVAPIVSEKATMVGEKSNAVTFKVLQDATKPEIKAAVELMFKVEVQGVSVLNTKGKTKRFGKSIGRRDNVRKAYVTLKPGQELNLVGEGA, translated from the coding sequence ATGAGCCGCGTGAACCCTACCGCCGCTGAACGTACGTTCGAAGAAGGCCGCCTGATGGCGGTGCTGGTCGCCCCGATCGTGTCCGAAAAGGCCACGATGGTCGGCGAGAAGTCGAACGCTGTCACTTTCAAGGTGCTGCAAGACGCCACCAAGCCCGAGATCAAGGCCGCTGTCGAACTGATGTTCAAGGTCGAAGTCCAGGGCGTGTCGGTGCTCAACACCAAGGGCAAGACCAAGCGCTTTGGCAAGTCCATCGGCCGCCGCGACAACGTTCGCAAGGCCTATGTGACGCTGAAGCCGGGTCAAGAGCTCAACCTCGTCGGGGAAGGCGCTTAA
- a CDS encoding PTS sugar transporter subunit IIA yields the protein MNSILIIAHSPFAQALRRCALHVFPDCEQAVVALDVLPNVSPEETLAAARITLEQQLIAPRSQVLVLADVFGATPCNVAQKLVDGVRSRLVAGVNLPMLLRAVTYRHEPLETLVQRAIAGGTAGVMQVAVAAPQNQAKRKHSDQEIRDHQQ from the coding sequence ATGAACAGCATTCTCATCATCGCCCACTCACCGTTCGCGCAGGCGCTGCGGCGGTGCGCGCTGCATGTATTCCCCGACTGCGAGCAGGCCGTGGTCGCGCTCGACGTGCTGCCCAACGTGTCGCCCGAAGAAACGCTGGCCGCGGCCCGCATCACGCTCGAGCAGCAGCTCATTGCGCCGCGCTCGCAGGTGCTGGTGCTGGCCGACGTGTTCGGCGCCACGCCCTGCAACGTGGCCCAGAAGCTGGTGGACGGTGTCCGCTCGCGGCTGGTGGCGGGTGTCAACCTGCCGATGCTGCTGCGTGCGGTGACCTACCGCCACGAGCCCCTCGAAACGCTGGTGCAGCGCGCCATCGCGGGCGGCACGGCAGGTGTCATGCAGGTGGCGGTGGCCGCACCCCAGAATCAGGCGAAGAGAAAGCACAGTGATCAAGAAATCCGTGACCATCAGCAATAA
- a CDS encoding cytochrome b/b6 domain-containing protein, whose translation MTDSSVAAMRAAAPDTPVRARIWDLPTRVFHWALSVAVIGLIATGLGGVMEWHFRLGYAVLALLLFRLLWGFVGGRWSRFASFFYGPGSIVAYLRGRAHPDHVIGHTPLGALSVFAVLTVLAVQVATGLVADDEISAAGPLTRFVSGEVVSLATGWHKAQGKTIVIALVSLHVLAVLFYVLVKRHRLVRPMVSGDKLIGAAGHRVAPSRDDAASRGLALVLFAVCAGAAYWIASLRL comes from the coding sequence ATGACCGACTCTTCCGTGGCCGCCATGCGTGCCGCTGCGCCCGACACACCCGTGCGGGCGCGCATCTGGGATTTGCCGACGCGTGTTTTCCATTGGGCATTGAGCGTCGCCGTCATCGGCCTGATCGCCACAGGGCTGGGCGGCGTCATGGAATGGCACTTCCGCCTGGGCTACGCGGTGCTTGCCCTGCTGCTGTTCCGGCTGCTGTGGGGCTTCGTGGGCGGGCGCTGGTCGCGCTTCGCCTCGTTCTTCTATGGCCCGGGCTCCATCGTCGCGTACCTGCGCGGGCGGGCTCATCCCGATCATGTGATCGGCCACACACCGCTGGGTGCCCTGTCGGTATTCGCCGTGCTCACGGTACTCGCGGTGCAGGTGGCAACGGGCTTGGTGGCGGACGACGAAATTTCCGCTGCGGGGCCGCTCACGCGCTTTGTTTCCGGCGAAGTGGTGAGTCTGGCCACGGGTTGGCACAAGGCGCAGGGAAAAACGATCGTCATCGCCCTGGTGAGCCTGCACGTGCTGGCGGTGCTCTTCTATGTGCTGGTCAAGCGGCATCGCCTGGTGCGGCCCATGGTGTCGGGCGACAAGCTGATCGGGGCCGCCGGCCATCGCGTGGCGCCGAGCCGCGACGACGCCGCTTCGCGCGGTCTCGCGCTGGTCCTGTTTGCGGTGTGCGCCGGAGCGGCGTACTGGATTGCGTCGTTGCGCCTATGA
- a CDS encoding MFS transporter, with translation MNGSLLAGRRRVATVFLAFAVAYFFSTLVRAITATLSPTLTAEFELESRDLGLLAGGYFLGFAFTQLPMGTWLDRHGPKRVIVCFLSVAVIGCLLFSVATNFPVLLAARVLTGVGVSACLMAPLTGYRRWLTPPMQLRSNSWMLMVGSFGLVGATLPVQWLMPLLGWRPLFWLLAAGVLVSMALIAWAAPAWRDGGAADAKEEMHKASDREERAREERGYAAVWRDPFFRKLAPVGFFNYGGFVAMQTLWVVPWLTRVAGYTPQEAAGALFWISIALLATYWLWGVANPRLAQRGIRAARLLSWGMPLGMLVLALILIAGPAAGTIAWICFLCASTVVTLAQPAVALALPTALAGRALSAYNLVVFAGVFVVQWGIGLLIDLFARAGLDAVASFRAALAVFLACCVMSYTYFLWAPPHNRRVVPRPA, from the coding sequence ATGAACGGCAGCCTGCTCGCCGGAAGGCGGCGAGTTGCCACGGTTTTCCTGGCCTTTGCCGTCGCCTACTTTTTCTCCACGCTGGTGCGCGCCATCACGGCCACGCTCTCGCCAACGCTCACGGCCGAGTTCGAACTCGAGTCGCGCGATCTCGGCCTGCTGGCGGGCGGCTACTTCCTGGGTTTCGCGTTCACGCAGCTGCCCATGGGCACCTGGCTCGACCGGCATGGTCCGAAGCGCGTGATCGTCTGTTTCCTGTCCGTCGCAGTCATCGGCTGCCTGCTGTTTTCCGTGGCGACGAATTTTCCGGTGCTGCTGGCCGCGCGCGTGCTGACCGGTGTCGGCGTGAGCGCCTGCCTGATGGCGCCGCTCACCGGCTACCGGCGCTGGTTGACGCCGCCGATGCAGCTGCGCAGCAACTCGTGGATGCTGATGGTGGGCTCCTTCGGCCTCGTCGGCGCCACCCTGCCGGTGCAATGGCTGATGCCGCTCCTCGGCTGGCGACCGTTGTTCTGGCTGTTGGCCGCGGGAGTGCTGGTGTCGATGGCGCTGATCGCCTGGGCGGCACCTGCATGGCGCGACGGCGGCGCGGCCGATGCCAAGGAAGAGATGCACAAAGCGAGCGATCGAGAAGAGCGTGCTCGCGAAGAGCGCGGCTACGCGGCCGTATGGCGTGACCCCTTCTTCCGCAAGCTCGCGCCCGTCGGCTTTTTCAACTATGGCGGCTTCGTCGCGATGCAGACGCTCTGGGTCGTGCCGTGGCTCACGCGCGTGGCGGGCTACACACCGCAAGAAGCGGCCGGCGCGCTGTTCTGGATCAGCATCGCGCTGCTTGCGACTTACTGGCTCTGGGGCGTGGCCAATCCAAGGCTCGCGCAGCGCGGCATCCGGGCTGCCAGGCTCCTGAGCTGGGGCATGCCGCTCGGGATGCTCGTGCTCGCTCTTATTTTGATAGCTGGTCCGGCGGCGGGAACCATCGCGTGGATCTGTTTTCTGTGTGCTTCCACGGTCGTCACGCTGGCCCAGCCCGCCGTGGCGCTGGCTTTGCCGACCGCCCTCGCGGGTCGCGCGCTGTCGGCCTACAACCTGGTGGTCTTCGCGGGTGTATTCGTCGTCCAGTGGGGCATCGGCTTGCTGATCGACCTGTTCGCCCGCGCCGGGCTCGATGCTGTGGCGTCGTTCCGTGCCGCGTTGGCCGTTTTCCTGGCCTGCTGCGTTATGTCGTATACCTACTTCCTTTGGGCGCCCCCGCATAATCGGCGCGTAGTCCCCCGACCCGCATGA
- the rpsC gene encoding 30S ribosomal protein S3 produces the protein MGQKIHPTGFRLAVTRNWSSRWYASDRDFAGMLAEDIKVREYLKKKLKNASVSRVMIERPAKNARITIYSARPGVVIGKKGEDIENLKRELGKQLGVPVAVNIEEVRKPEIDAQLIADSITQQLEKRIMFRRAMKRAMQNAMRLGALGIKIMSSGRLNGIEIARCEWYREGRVPLHTLRADIDYGTSEAKTTYGVIGVKVWVYKGDTLGRNDLPAVETPRPDEERRPRGPRRDGRPGDRPGGDRRGPGPRAGARGPIGGNTAPADGSDKPAEATGAAPAAPGADSKPAVKRVRKAAPAAAADGAKTE, from the coding sequence ATGGGACAGAAAATCCATCCGACCGGCTTCCGCCTTGCGGTTACCCGTAACTGGTCCAGCCGCTGGTACGCAAGCGACCGCGATTTCGCGGGCATGCTGGCCGAAGACATCAAGGTGCGCGAATACCTGAAGAAGAAGCTGAAGAACGCTTCGGTGTCGCGCGTCATGATCGAGCGTCCCGCCAAGAACGCACGCATCACGATCTACTCGGCTCGTCCGGGCGTCGTGATCGGCAAGAAGGGCGAAGACATCGAGAACCTCAAGCGCGAACTGGGCAAGCAGCTCGGCGTGCCGGTGGCAGTGAACATCGAAGAAGTGCGCAAGCCCGAAATCGATGCCCAGCTGATCGCCGACAGCATCACGCAGCAGCTCGAAAAGCGGATCATGTTCCGCCGCGCCATGAAGCGTGCCATGCAAAACGCCATGCGCCTGGGTGCCCTGGGCATCAAGATCATGTCGTCGGGCCGCCTGAACGGCATCGAAATCGCTCGTTGCGAGTGGTACCGCGAAGGTCGCGTGCCGCTTCACACGCTGCGCGCCGACATCGACTACGGCACCTCGGAAGCCAAGACCACGTACGGCGTCATCGGCGTCAAGGTCTGGGTCTACAAGGGCGACACGCTGGGTCGCAACGACCTGCCGGCCGTCGAAACGCCGCGTCCCGACGAAGAGCGCCGCCCGCGTGGTCCCCGCCGTGATGGTCGCCCTGGCGACCGTCCGGGTGGCGACCGTCGTGGTCCCGGCCCGCGTGCCGGTGCCCGTGGTCCGATCGGTGGCAACACCGCCCCGGCCGACGGCAGCGACAAGCCCGCAGAAGCCACCGGTGCCGCTCCCGCAGCACCGGGTGCAGACTCGAAACCCGCCGTTAAGCGCGTCCGCAAAGCCGCGCCAGCTGCAGCAGCTGACGGTGCCAAGACCGAGTGA
- a CDS encoding GNAT family N-acetyltransferase, giving the protein MSFSVSRPLPLADTPAVVLLTPDEAHELDAARAIFRDYASSLGIDLCFQNFEEEVAGLPGDYAEPRGALLLALVDPAHIKEAAGQQAPTLVRPDGTLAHVAGCCALRPLDNADYANAAEMKRLYVRPGFRGLGVGRQLAEAILDAARGAGYACVLLDTLDDMESARALYEDLGFEEVPPYYHNPIPGAHYLKAEL; this is encoded by the coding sequence ATGAGCTTTTCCGTTTCACGCCCCCTGCCGCTGGCCGACACGCCGGCCGTCGTGCTTCTGACGCCGGACGAAGCCCATGAACTCGATGCGGCGCGCGCGATCTTTCGCGACTACGCCTCGTCGCTGGGCATCGACCTGTGCTTCCAGAACTTCGAAGAGGAGGTGGCTGGGCTGCCGGGCGACTACGCCGAGCCGCGCGGTGCGCTGCTGCTTGCGCTGGTCGATCCGGCCCATATCAAGGAAGCCGCCGGGCAGCAGGCGCCGACCCTCGTGCGCCCCGACGGAACGCTGGCGCACGTGGCTGGCTGCTGCGCATTGCGCCCGCTCGACAATGCCGACTACGCGAACGCCGCCGAGATGAAGCGCCTGTATGTGCGGCCCGGCTTTCGCGGGTTGGGCGTCGGCCGGCAACTCGCCGAAGCCATTCTCGACGCCGCGCGCGGCGCGGGCTATGCCTGCGTGCTGCTCGACACGCTGGACGACATGGAGTCGGCCCGCGCGCTCTATGAAGACCTGGGCTTCGAGGAAGTGCCGCCCTACTATCACAACCCGATTCCGGGCGCGCACTACCTCAAGGCGGAGCTTTAG